tagaaatctgaaataaaaacagatagtgCAAGTTatttttaacacagtaagaagtttaacaacaccaggttaacctggtgttgttaaacttcttactgtgtttaccccagtccaacgccggcatctccacatcatgacagttaTTTTTAACACAGGATACATGCTCCTGATTAGTCATTGTGGTGCAATGTTTCTTGATGAAGGAATCTACAGGAGAAAAATAAAAATACTGCTTCTGGTATTTTTGCTCCCACAGATAATGACGGAATCATTGGCACCGACCAATCACTTGGAAGCAATTCATATTTCAGAGTCTGAATTCTTCAACGTGAGGCCCACTCCTCTGCAGCCTTGGGTCGCTCCAACGTTCACGGTGGCAGCCAGAGCTCGCGTCATGGTGACCTTCTGTTTCTTCGCCATTTCCATGTTCAGCAATACGGCCGTCCTGCTCAGCGTCATCAAGAAAAGACGAAATTCGCACATCAGGATTCTAATCTTGAGCCTCACCATCGCTGACCTAATGGTGACTGTCTTGGTGATGCCACTGGATGCCATCTGGAACATTACCATCCAGTGGTATGCGAGTGACATGGCATGCAAAGCCCTGAACTTCCTGAAGCTCTTTGCCATGTATGCTTCAGCACTTGTGTTGGTGGTGATCAGTTTGGACCGTCACTCGGCTATCTTGAATCCATTCAGCTTCATCAGTGCCAGTCACAGAAACAAGTTAATGCTTTCCGTGGCATGGATTGCAAGCATGCTCCTGGCAGCTCCTCAGGTATGCTACCTAGGGGACACGCTGCAGTGTACAACACGAAGCTTTTTAATATTACCACAGCCATAGTTAAGCTGCATGCTCACCCTCCCACATACTAAAGCTCATACCCACAGTACCATTTatatttttttgatttaatttgatttattattgtcacatgtattgggaaacagtgaaaggtattgtttcttgcgtgccatccagacaaaacatgctgtttatagaatacataggggaaaagggaaggagagggctgcatttacagatagtgtgtgtgtgattgtgtgtgtgattgtgtgtgtgtgtgattgtgtgtgtgtgattgtgtgtgtgtgtatggttgtgtgtgtgtgtgtgtgtgattgtgtgtgtgattgtgtgtgtgtgtgattgtgtgtgtgtgattgtgtgtgtgtgtatggttgtgtgtgtgtgtgtatgattgtgtgtgtgattgtgtgtgtgtgtgtgtgatttgatttgatttatcattgtcacatgtattgttatacaatgaaaagtattgtttcttgcgcactatacagacaaaacataccgttcatagagaaggaaaggagagagtgcagaatgtagtgttacagtcgtagctagggtgtagagaaagatcaacttaatgcaaggtaagtccattcaaaagtctgatggcagcagggaagaagctgttcttgagtcagttggtacgtgacctcagacttttgtatcttttccccaacggaagaaggtggaagagggaatgtcaggggtacgtgaggtccttgattatgctggctgcttttccgaggcagcgggatgtgtagacagagtcaatggatgggcggctggtttgcgtgatgcacgAGCCACAGATGATTGTCAAGGGCAGCAATTACAAAGAATAACAACCCCTCCCCTTTCTCAGCTCTTCATTTTTCAGGTGCGGCAGGTTGATGGCATGAACTTCACTCAGTGTGTGACGTACGGGAGTTTCACTGAGCACTGGCACGAGACCTTCTACAATATGTTCACCTTCATCACCCTGTACGTCACACCCCTCACCGTCATGCTCATCTGTTA
This DNA window, taken from Mustelus asterias chromosome 24, sMusAst1.hap1.1, whole genome shotgun sequence, encodes the following:
- the LOC144511233 gene encoding gonadotropin-releasing hormone II receptor-like codes for the protein MTESLAPTNHLEAIHISESEFFNVRPTPLQPWVAPTFTVAARARVMVTFCFFAISMFSNTAVLLSVIKKRRNSHIRILILSLTIADLMVTVLVMPLDAIWNITIQWYASDMACKALNFLKLFAMYASALVLVVISLDRHSAILNPFSFISASHRNKLMLSVAWIASMLLAAPQLFIFQVRQVDGMNFTQCVTYGSFTEHWHETFYNMFTFITLYVTPLTVMLICYSRILWEISKQMKGNRARTQNDYIVKARMKTLKMTIVIVVSFIICWTPYYLLGLWYWFKLDILTNVPEYVNHILFLFALLHTCSDPVIYGFYTPSFREDIMTCWRTGAKVTRHEVKHVGRPATVRSLQGDVNGKVLNQIQMVCVVPSRMTQSAF